In Vibrio sp. STUT-A11, a genomic segment contains:
- a CDS encoding LysR family transcriptional regulator, which yields MKLHQVRAFLAVSQAGSLKAAAEQLHLTQPALSKAIKELEQQYGVALFERSAGGLVLTPYGERLLGYARLMNETARRAKQEIDTMRGVPNGSVTIGVTPIASLLKSLTASLNTFMQRYPEISLRIVELRPAPLLTQLRQGEVDFAITSQIPVIDSALEWQAVCRIPNVVVTRKSHPLCNTRSLRTLHQSDWLTLDSPDDPSTYFYQLFSVNGLPLPSRIRECTSMTLARSLIQNADFAALFSTESLDLDYIKNEFAVVPLLDNIPDSVISMVRPKRDIMTQSATALFDGILQDMRDIYPDF from the coding sequence ATGAAGTTACATCAAGTGAGAGCATTTCTGGCGGTGAGCCAGGCGGGAAGCCTGAAAGCCGCGGCGGAGCAATTACATCTGACTCAGCCCGCCTTAAGCAAAGCCATCAAAGAGTTGGAACAACAGTACGGCGTTGCTTTGTTTGAACGTTCTGCTGGTGGCCTCGTTCTGACCCCTTATGGTGAGCGGCTTTTGGGTTATGCGCGTTTAATGAACGAAACGGCCCGGCGTGCCAAGCAAGAGATCGATACCATGCGCGGGGTTCCTAACGGCAGTGTGACTATCGGCGTCACGCCAATTGCTTCATTACTAAAATCGTTAACCGCCAGTCTGAATACATTCATGCAGCGTTATCCGGAAATATCTCTAAGGATTGTAGAGTTACGTCCTGCGCCTTTGTTAACACAGTTGCGCCAGGGGGAAGTTGATTTCGCGATCACATCGCAAATACCAGTGATTGATAGTGCGCTGGAGTGGCAGGCGGTGTGTCGTATTCCTAATGTCGTGGTGACCCGCAAGTCCCATCCGCTGTGTAATACTCGCTCGCTAAGGACATTGCATCAGAGTGACTGGCTGACATTGGATTCACCTGATGATCCGAGCACTTATTTTTATCAGTTGTTCTCCGTAAATGGTCTTCCGTTACCATCGCGCATTCGTGAGTGCACTTCGATGACGTTAGCCCGCTCACTCATTCAAAACGCCGATTTTGCAGCGCTGTTTTCTACGGAATCGCTTGATTTGGATTACATCAAAAATGAATTTGCGGTAGTGCCACTGCTGGATAATATCCCTGATAGTGTCATTTCAATGGTGCGGCCGAAACGGGATATCATGACACAGAGTGCCACAGCACTGTTTGATGGCATATTGCAGGATATGAGAGACATCTACCCCGACTTTTAG
- a CDS encoding putative Ig domain-containing protein yields the protein MSFYPIRTPKASQIPRINGAKTFGYYPNYPFQHKVAASGAKPLQYIAVDLPAGLTLNSSTGLISGIVQSKGIHEIQMTVRNVHGEDTKTLRLCIDEKICLTPPMGWNSWYCHSELISEEAIKQTAQAFVEKGLIDYGWSYINIDDCWQGERCQNTLALQANERFNDMHSMCQFVKSLGLKPGIYTTPWQATYAGFIGSSAPNTQGDYKNYYLAERDREQFHQFFGRYPSINTNGLNHVGEWFFDKDIQQFADWGFEFVKLDWKPNDAPTAMRMWKDTKKTHANIVISLSNDAPFDHAAELTNWCHCWRTTGDIHDSWEIVSKIGFSQAPWQAFSSPGRYPDPDMLQIGHIGVPNRKNTQFNPTRLSYEEQYAQVSLWALLSAPLMLSCDIEQLDEFTLNLITNSEVIDINQDSLVSPTRRFELEGDIEVWTKELENGDVAIGIFNRSETTRTLNIDLNNFIDFAEVQLRDAWRHQSLTVTNSCFLIDLLPHSAELLRANNSKV from the coding sequence ATGTCGTTTTACCCAATTCGTACACCTAAAGCTAGCCAAATACCTCGTATTAATGGCGCTAAAACATTTGGATATTATCCCAACTATCCTTTTCAACATAAAGTAGCGGCTAGCGGCGCTAAACCTCTGCAATATATTGCCGTTGACTTACCTGCAGGATTAACCCTTAACTCGAGTACCGGACTCATATCGGGCATTGTGCAATCAAAAGGAATTCATGAGATTCAAATGACCGTTCGTAACGTTCATGGGGAAGATACTAAAACGCTTCGCTTGTGTATTGACGAGAAAATATGCCTGACACCTCCTATGGGGTGGAATAGTTGGTACTGCCATAGTGAACTGATTAGTGAAGAAGCTATAAAACAAACCGCACAAGCATTTGTAGAAAAAGGTTTAATTGATTATGGCTGGAGCTATATCAATATCGATGATTGTTGGCAAGGGGAGCGTTGCCAGAATACGTTAGCTCTGCAAGCCAATGAACGATTCAACGATATGCACAGCATGTGTCAGTTTGTAAAATCTCTGGGCTTAAAACCAGGAATCTACACGACGCCATGGCAGGCAACGTACGCTGGTTTTATTGGAAGCAGCGCACCTAACACGCAAGGGGACTACAAAAACTACTATCTTGCCGAGCGAGATCGTGAACAATTTCATCAGTTTTTTGGCCGTTATCCAAGTATCAATACAAACGGGCTAAACCATGTTGGAGAGTGGTTTTTTGATAAGGATATACAGCAGTTTGCCGACTGGGGATTTGAGTTCGTTAAATTAGACTGGAAACCTAATGATGCACCGACCGCAATGCGTATGTGGAAAGACACGAAGAAAACTCATGCCAATATTGTGATTAGCTTGTCAAATGATGCGCCTTTTGACCACGCCGCTGAGTTAACAAACTGGTGCCATTGCTGGCGTACAACAGGGGACATCCACGATTCTTGGGAAATCGTCTCAAAAATCGGTTTTTCTCAAGCGCCTTGGCAAGCTTTCTCTTCTCCCGGCCGATATCCAGACCCAGATATGCTACAAATTGGACACATCGGTGTCCCTAACCGCAAAAACACCCAGTTTAATCCCACACGATTGTCCTATGAAGAGCAATATGCGCAAGTTTCCTTGTGGGCGCTCTTATCGGCTCCTTTGATGCTAAGTTGCGATATCGAACAACTCGATGAGTTTACCTTAAATTTGATCACCAACTCCGAAGTGATCGATATCAATCAGGATTCTTTAGTTTCACCTACACGCCGTTTTGAGCTGGAAGGTGACATAGAAGTTTGGACGAAAGAATTGGAAAACGGTGACGTAGCAATAGGAATATTTAACCGTTCTGAGACAACCAGAACTTTGAACATCGACTTAAACAACTTTATCGACTTTGCTGAAGTTCAACTTCGAGACGCCTGGCGTCACCAATCTTTAACTGTAACTAACTCGTGTTTTTTAATTGACTTACTTCCACACAGTGCAGAGTTATTACGTGCAAACAATAGCAAAGTATAA
- a CDS encoding M20 aminoacylase family protein, with product MMTLPELSLLKNVDFVASCEQFIQTRHAIHAHPELGADVPNTAKLVADLLTEWGYETHTGIGGHGVVGVLKQGISQRSIGIRADMDALPIHEETGLPYASKINGRMHACGHDGHTAILLAAAHYIAKSVSFDGTINLIFQPDEEGLSGAKAMIEDGLFERFPCDAIFALHNMPGKEVGQAAVRSGASLASSDKVTIRLTGKGGHAAMPHLSNDVTIAIGHIILGLQSIVSRNINPADQSIISIGQIEAGKTSNVIPNDALMRLSVRNFSEANQDLIEQRIREVVAGQCQAFGIQGEVEYLRQVPSVFNSSEETLRARKVVKAVLGEDNVAGDESPVVPGSEDFAWMLKERPGCYFFLSNGVGEWHGCSVHNPGYDFNDQLVTIGAACWVELVNEYLSSE from the coding sequence ATGATGACATTACCAGAATTATCACTACTCAAAAATGTCGACTTTGTTGCCAGCTGTGAGCAATTTATTCAGACTCGGCATGCCATTCATGCTCATCCAGAATTAGGAGCAGACGTGCCTAACACGGCTAAGCTGGTGGCTGATCTTTTAACGGAGTGGGGCTATGAAACTCACACTGGTATCGGCGGGCATGGCGTGGTCGGCGTATTGAAGCAGGGGATTTCTCAACGCAGTATTGGTATTCGTGCAGATATGGACGCTTTGCCTATTCATGAAGAGACTGGTTTACCATACGCCAGTAAGATAAATGGCCGCATGCACGCTTGTGGTCATGATGGACACACCGCCATCTTGTTGGCTGCGGCACATTATATAGCGAAGAGTGTTTCTTTTGATGGCACGATTAATCTGATTTTCCAGCCAGATGAAGAGGGATTATCGGGTGCGAAAGCCATGATTGAGGATGGTTTGTTTGAGCGTTTTCCATGTGATGCGATATTTGCGCTGCACAATATGCCGGGCAAGGAAGTCGGCCAGGCAGCAGTACGCAGTGGTGCATCGTTAGCATCGTCAGATAAAGTCACCATTCGTCTCACAGGGAAAGGTGGTCATGCAGCAATGCCTCATCTATCAAACGATGTCACCATTGCCATTGGTCATATCATTCTTGGGCTGCAAAGTATTGTGTCGCGCAATATAAACCCAGCTGACCAAAGTATTATCAGTATTGGTCAGATTGAGGCAGGAAAAACATCGAATGTGATTCCAAATGATGCGTTGATGAGGCTCTCGGTACGTAACTTCAGTGAAGCGAATCAGGATTTGATTGAGCAGCGCATTCGTGAGGTGGTCGCCGGGCAGTGTCAGGCCTTTGGCATCCAAGGGGAAGTTGAATATTTGCGTCAGGTCCCATCGGTTTTCAACTCATCAGAGGAAACGTTGCGTGCTCGCAAAGTGGTCAAGGCGGTACTTGGTGAAGACAATGTCGCTGGTGATGAATCACCGGTTGTTCCTGGCAGTGAAGATTTTGCCTGGATGTTGAAAGAGCGCCCTGGGTGCTATTTCTTTCTCTCTAATGGCGTTGGCGAATGGCATGGCTGTTCTGTGCATAATCCAGGCTATGATTTTAATGATCAGCTAGTTACGATCGGTGCAGCCTGTTGGGTCGAACTCGTGAATGAGTACCTGAGCAGCGAATAA
- a CDS encoding ABC transporter substrate-binding protein, giving the protein MMLNIHKKKLAMVVGLIISGHAFAAYDEAPILQQQVKTGALPEVQNRLPKEPLVIEPIDSIGEYGGQLNLLSLKRNIGLDMRLMKYDNLFNFNRSYTGIEPNIATSFEVNPELTEYTVKLREGIKWSDGVEFTSEDIKFYIDLVSREDWSGNKPAYIPATAEVLDKYTVKFKLEKPDGMFIRKLANTDGSNIVQFPKHYCEQYLPEVNPKVRDEAKKAGFESWQQYFQTKCRAHYFPEHYSNPDRPTVNAWKIKVPASPKTQYAVWERNPYYWVVDSEGNQLPYLDNVYISYSENKEELVLRAAAGETDFQTRFVGEPKYRSMFIENENKGNYKYKLRPTTSSNALILGLNQTIKDPIKRELYQKKAFRIALSHAIDREGISEAVYSGAVEPWQVAPIPGSEFYNEEFGTQYLAYDPDKANKLLDELGLNKRDNEGFRLDKTGKRLRIDTLIDQRLAGERTDILELIKNDWAKVGIFMDMKISEGSYVLTQRLANEHDLIPNTGDGGIGVLDTYRNYAPQNPESTWATAYYYWSTDKSHNLAEKPQGAIAKQFQLLEAMANTASQTEQNKLMHQVVDVAKDEFYLIGTVRALDEGVIIKNDVRNSDTSVPHSYGIASPGPMRPAQLWKQK; this is encoded by the coding sequence ATGATGCTTAATATTCACAAAAAAAAGCTGGCCATGGTAGTTGGTCTCATTATTAGCGGACATGCTTTCGCGGCATACGACGAAGCTCCTATATTGCAACAGCAAGTTAAAACAGGAGCATTACCAGAGGTACAAAATCGCCTTCCTAAAGAGCCTCTAGTCATTGAGCCTATTGATTCCATCGGTGAGTACGGTGGACAACTAAACCTATTATCGCTTAAACGTAATATTGGTTTAGATATGCGATTAATGAAATACGATAACCTGTTTAATTTTAATCGCTCTTACACTGGCATAGAGCCAAATATTGCAACTTCGTTTGAAGTTAACCCTGAGCTTACTGAATATACCGTTAAACTTAGAGAGGGAATTAAGTGGTCTGATGGTGTTGAATTTACGTCAGAAGATATCAAATTTTATATTGATCTTGTTTCAAGAGAAGACTGGTCAGGCAATAAACCTGCGTATATTCCCGCAACTGCTGAAGTCTTAGATAAATATACCGTTAAATTCAAACTTGAAAAGCCAGATGGTATGTTTATTCGTAAGCTTGCAAATACTGATGGTTCAAATATTGTACAATTCCCTAAGCACTATTGTGAACAATACCTACCAGAAGTAAATCCAAAAGTACGCGATGAGGCCAAAAAAGCTGGATTTGAAAGTTGGCAGCAATATTTCCAAACAAAATGTCGCGCTCATTACTTCCCAGAGCATTATTCAAATCCGGATCGACCAACAGTAAACGCTTGGAAGATCAAAGTGCCTGCGTCACCTAAAACGCAATATGCAGTATGGGAGCGAAATCCTTATTATTGGGTTGTTGACAGTGAAGGTAACCAGCTTCCTTATCTTGACAATGTATATATTTCTTATTCTGAAAATAAAGAAGAGCTGGTATTGAGAGCGGCTGCAGGTGAAACCGATTTTCAAACTCGTTTTGTTGGTGAGCCAAAATATCGCTCTATGTTTATCGAAAATGAAAACAAAGGTAATTACAAATACAAACTACGCCCAACAACCAGTTCTAATGCTCTGATTTTAGGTTTAAACCAAACCATTAAAGATCCAATTAAACGTGAGCTCTATCAGAAAAAAGCGTTTCGTATTGCTCTATCGCATGCCATTGACCGCGAAGGGATCAGCGAAGCCGTTTATTCTGGTGCTGTAGAACCTTGGCAGGTTGCGCCTATTCCAGGGAGTGAGTTTTACAACGAGGAATTTGGAACCCAATATCTGGCGTACGATCCAGATAAAGCCAATAAACTGCTTGATGAGTTAGGGTTAAATAAAAGAGATAATGAGGGTTTCCGGTTGGATAAAACCGGTAAAAGATTGCGAATTGATACTTTGATTGATCAACGTCTAGCCGGTGAACGTACAGACATTCTTGAACTGATAAAAAATGATTGGGCCAAGGTCGGAATCTTTATGGACATGAAAATTTCTGAGGGTTCCTACGTGCTAACTCAGCGTCTGGCTAATGAACATGACTTGATTCCGAACACGGGTGATGGTGGTATTGGGGTGTTGGATACTTATCGAAACTATGCGCCACAAAACCCAGAATCCACGTGGGCTACGGCGTATTATTATTGGTCTACTGACAAATCGCATAACCTGGCTGAGAAACCTCAAGGTGCAATCGCAAAACAATTCCAATTGCTAGAGGCGATGGCGAATACTGCCTCTCAAACTGAGCAAAACAAGCTTATGCATCAGGTTGTAGATGTTGCAAAAGATGAGTTTTATCTCATCGGTACTGTTCGTGCTCTTGATGAAGGTGTGATTATCAAGAACGACGTACGCAACTCGGACACCAGCGTACCTCACTCTTATGGTATCGCGTCGCCGGGCCCGATGCGCCCAGCACAGCTTTGGAAGCAAAAGTAA
- a CDS encoding HAD family hydrolase has product MKKHLSVILTLAVAVSSFPLFAQTSDPLPSWNEGKTKQTLIQFVSDVTDSESANFVDPADRIATFDNDGTLWSEKPMFFQMLFSLDQIKAQAAEHPEWKTTKPYSLVLNGQLDELTTDDLMTLLLQTHTGVISDEFTSVVKSWISTAKHPVTGAPYTDMVFQPMLELLDYLADNGFKNFIVSGGGNAFMRAWATDVYNIPSERIIGTQLSTEFVNMDGSYQVKRIPGIVVINDKVEKPQQIYQHIGKRPIASFGNSDGDLQMLQWTTSGPGPRLAMYVHHTDEKREWKYDRESSVGKLDKGLDEAKENGWLVVDMKNDWVQIHPSK; this is encoded by the coding sequence ATGAAAAAGCATTTGTCGGTTATTCTCACACTCGCCGTTGCGGTGAGCTCATTTCCACTTTTCGCTCAGACTAGTGATCCGTTACCTTCTTGGAATGAAGGTAAGACAAAACAAACTCTCATCCAATTTGTCAGCGACGTTACCGACTCAGAATCCGCTAACTTTGTTGATCCAGCGGATCGCATTGCTACGTTTGATAACGATGGAACGCTATGGTCTGAAAAGCCGATGTTCTTCCAGATGCTGTTTTCTTTGGACCAAATTAAAGCACAAGCTGCTGAGCACCCTGAGTGGAAAACCACCAAGCCATACTCCCTTGTATTGAACGGCCAGTTAGATGAGTTGACGACAGACGATCTGATGACGTTATTGCTACAAACTCATACGGGTGTGATCAGTGATGAATTTACCAGTGTGGTTAAAAGCTGGATCAGTACGGCAAAACACCCGGTAACTGGAGCGCCATACACTGATATGGTTTTCCAACCTATGCTCGAGCTATTAGATTATCTGGCAGACAACGGATTCAAAAACTTTATTGTCTCTGGAGGCGGAAATGCTTTTATGCGTGCTTGGGCAACTGATGTTTATAACATCCCTTCGGAGCGCATTATTGGGACCCAACTTTCTACTGAGTTTGTGAATATGGACGGAAGCTATCAAGTTAAGCGTATTCCGGGCATTGTCGTTATTAATGACAAAGTAGAAAAACCACAGCAGATTTATCAACACATCGGTAAACGCCCAATTGCATCATTTGGTAACTCGGATGGTGATCTGCAAATGCTGCAGTGGACAACGTCTGGTCCGGGGCCTCGTCTTGCAATGTATGTCCACCATACTGATGAGAAACGGGAGTGGAAGTACGATCGTGAGTCCAGCGTAGGCAAATTAGACAAAGGTCTTGATGAAGCAAAAGAGAACGGTTGGCTGGTTGTTGATATGAAAAATGATTGGGTACAAATACACCCATCTAAATAG
- a CDS encoding acetate uptake transporter, whose product MSTKLANPAPLGLMGFGMTTILLNIHNAGFFPIDSMILAMGIFYGGLSQVIVGIMCFKRGDTFGTTAFTSYGLFWLTLVGLIVMPHMGLPASPASFMGWYLALWGIFTGFMFIGSLCYPTAKQVVFGSLTILFFLLAARDFTGSEVIGTIAGFEGIFCGASAVYFAMAQVLNNEFGREVLPVGKAKIARKVEAVAMA is encoded by the coding sequence ATGTCGACAAAACTGGCTAACCCAGCACCGCTAGGTCTAATGGGTTTCGGTATGACCACAATTCTGCTAAACATTCATAATGCAGGATTCTTCCCAATAGATTCAATGATTCTAGCGATGGGCATCTTCTACGGTGGCCTTAGTCAAGTTATCGTGGGCATTATGTGTTTCAAGCGTGGTGACACGTTCGGTACAACTGCGTTTACGTCTTACGGTCTGTTCTGGCTGACTCTGGTTGGTCTGATTGTTATGCCTCACATGGGTCTACCAGCAAGCCCAGCGAGCTTCATGGGGTGGTACTTGGCACTATGGGGTATATTTACTGGTTTTATGTTCATTGGTTCTCTTTGCTACCCAACAGCAAAACAAGTTGTATTTGGTTCACTGACCATCCTGTTCTTCTTGCTTGCTGCTCGTGATTTCACTGGTAGCGAAGTTATTGGCACTATTGCTGGTTTTGAAGGTATTTTCTGTGGTGCTAGCGCGGTTTACTTCGCTATGGCACAAGTACTAAACAATGAGTTTGGCCGTGAAGTGCTGCCTGTTGGTAAAGCAAAAATCGCGCGTAAAGTTGAAGCGGTTGCGATGGCGTAA
- the guaA gene encoding glutamine-hydrolyzing GMP synthase has translation MTKNIHDQRILILDFGSQYTQLVARRVREIGVYCELWSWDVEEADIREFNPDGIILSGGPESVTEENSPRAPQYVFDSGVPVFGVCYGMQTMAEQLGGKVAGSNEREFGYAQVKVSGESALFKDLEAIQDVWMSHGDKVVEIPADFVKVGETDTCPYAAMANEEKKYYGVQFHPEVTHTKQGLQMLENFVLGVCGCERLWTSESIIEDAVARIKEQVGDDEVILGLSGGVDSSVVAMLVHRAIGDKLTCVFVDNGLLRLNEGQQVMDMFGDKFGLNIIKVDAEERFLDALKGKSDPEEKRKTIGHVFVDVFDEESKKLANAKWLAQGTIYPDVIESAASKTGKAHVIKSHHNVGGLPEDMEMGLVEPLRELFKDEVRKIGLELGLPYNMLYRHPFPGPGLGVRVLGEIKKEYCDLLRRADAIFIEELHAADLYNKVSQAFTVFLPVRSVGVMGDGRKYDWVVSLRAVETIDFMTAHWAHLPYDFLGKVSNRIINEVDGISRVVYDISGKPPATIEWE, from the coding sequence ATGACTAAAAATATCCATGACCAACGTATTCTGATCTTGGACTTCGGTTCTCAGTACACTCAACTAGTTGCTCGTCGCGTACGTGAAATCGGCGTTTACTGTGAACTATGGAGCTGGGACGTAGAAGAAGCGGATATTCGCGAATTCAATCCAGATGGCATCATCCTATCTGGTGGTCCTGAAAGCGTAACGGAAGAAAACTCTCCACGCGCACCTCAATACGTATTTGACTCAGGTGTTCCTGTTTTTGGTGTATGTTACGGCATGCAGACCATGGCAGAGCAGCTAGGTGGTAAAGTAGCAGGCTCAAACGAGCGTGAGTTTGGCTACGCACAAGTTAAAGTTTCTGGCGAATCTGCACTGTTTAAAGATCTTGAAGCGATTCAAGACGTTTGGATGAGCCACGGCGACAAAGTAGTAGAAATCCCAGCAGACTTCGTAAAAGTTGGTGAGACAGACACGTGTCCTTACGCAGCGATGGCGAACGAAGAGAAGAAATACTACGGCGTTCAGTTCCACCCAGAAGTAACTCACACCAAACAAGGCCTACAAATGCTAGAGAACTTTGTTCTGGGCGTATGTGGTTGTGAGCGTCTATGGACCTCTGAATCTATCATCGAAGACGCAGTCGCTCGCATTAAAGAGCAAGTCGGTGACGACGAAGTTATCCTGGGTCTTTCTGGTGGTGTAGATTCGTCAGTGGTTGCTATGCTGGTTCACCGCGCGATTGGTGACAAGCTAACGTGTGTATTCGTCGATAACGGTTTGCTTCGTCTGAACGAAGGTCAGCAAGTAATGGATATGTTTGGCGACAAGTTCGGTCTCAACATCATCAAAGTTGATGCAGAAGAGCGTTTCCTTGACGCGCTAAAAGGCAAGTCTGACCCAGAAGAAAAACGTAAGACAATTGGTCACGTATTCGTAGACGTATTCGATGAAGAGTCTAAGAAACTGGCTAACGCAAAATGGCTAGCTCAGGGTACTATCTACCCAGACGTAATCGAATCAGCAGCTTCTAAAACTGGTAAAGCGCACGTGATCAAATCACACCACAACGTGGGCGGCCTGCCAGAAGATATGGAAATGGGTCTGGTTGAGCCACTACGTGAGCTATTTAAAGATGAAGTTCGTAAGATTGGTCTTGAGTTAGGTCTGCCTTACAACATGCTTTACCGCCACCCATTCCCGGGCCCTGGTCTGGGTGTTCGTGTTCTTGGCGAGATCAAGAAAGAGTACTGTGACTTGCTACGTCGCGCTGACGCTATCTTTATTGAAGAGCTTCACGCAGCAGACCTATACAACAAAGTGTCTCAAGCGTTCACGGTATTCCTACCTGTACGTTCAGTTGGCGTAATGGGCGATGGCCGTAAGTACGATTGGGTTGTATCTCTACGAGCAGTAGAAACCATCGACTTTATGACAGCACATTGGGCTCATTTACCATACGACTTCCTAGGTAAAGTATCTAACCGCATTATCAACGAAGTTGATGGCATTTCACGTGTTGTTTACGACATCTCTGGTAAGCCACCAGCGACAATCGAGTGGGAATAG
- a CDS encoding MFS transporter: protein MSSTLSSSLEPELTSVVEQTDKSSSEPRKAIFAISLGNGLEMYDFTVYSFFAVIIGELFFNVGGSAAGLLLSLATFGVGFVMRPLGAVLIGNYADKHGRKAALTLTIALMTIGTGMIALTPTYESIGIAATIILVVGRLLQGLSAGGEIGAASAALMESDNYKRRCYMVSWQLASQGAAALFGALVAFAVNGLLTPEDVHSWGWRIPFILGLLIGPVGWYIRRHLKEPHQVDSHAKDTPFKTVLRKQGRTILTGMLMIWGGTACMYIEVFYMPTYLIKELGYAPTTAFAVAVMAGFMLMMLMPLFGKWADRLQSRKTLPLFGMFGAFVCIYPAFAILGGEASLPKALLIIGGLITLFALANASLLVLIMEAFTQQYRASGISMIYGFGVTVFGGFTPLLVASLIELSGNKMAPAFYLMCALTISSLAMLRFPAKAPQ from the coding sequence ATGAGTAGCACACTATCAAGTTCACTGGAACCAGAATTGACCTCCGTGGTTGAGCAAACCGATAAGTCTTCTTCAGAACCACGTAAAGCGATTTTTGCCATCTCACTTGGCAATGGATTAGAGATGTATGACTTTACGGTCTACAGTTTTTTTGCCGTCATCATAGGCGAGTTATTTTTTAATGTCGGTGGTAGCGCTGCTGGCTTGTTGTTATCACTTGCTACGTTTGGCGTTGGCTTTGTTATGCGCCCACTCGGTGCGGTGCTCATTGGTAACTACGCGGATAAACACGGACGTAAAGCCGCGCTGACCCTCACGATTGCTTTGATGACTATCGGTACCGGTATGATTGCGCTGACTCCTACCTATGAGAGCATTGGTATTGCCGCAACCATCATTTTGGTCGTAGGTCGCTTGCTACAGGGCTTATCTGCTGGTGGTGAAATTGGTGCAGCATCAGCCGCACTGATGGAGTCCGATAATTATAAGCGTCGTTGTTATATGGTGAGCTGGCAACTGGCCAGTCAAGGTGCAGCTGCGCTGTTTGGGGCACTCGTTGCTTTCGCGGTAAATGGTCTGCTCACTCCAGAGGACGTGCATAGCTGGGGCTGGCGTATTCCATTTATCCTTGGCTTATTGATCGGTCCTGTAGGTTGGTACATCCGTCGTCATCTAAAAGAGCCACATCAGGTAGATTCCCACGCGAAAGATACTCCATTTAAAACCGTTCTGCGTAAACAAGGCCGCACGATCTTAACTGGCATGTTAATGATTTGGGGTGGTACTGCATGTATGTATATTGAAGTGTTCTACATGCCAACTTACCTGATTAAAGAGTTGGGCTACGCGCCGACGACGGCTTTTGCTGTCGCGGTGATGGCGGGTTTTATGTTGATGATGTTGATGCCTTTATTTGGTAAATGGGCGGATCGTTTGCAAAGTCGTAAAACCTTGCCGCTGTTTGGTATGTTCGGTGCTTTTGTCTGTATTTATCCTGCGTTCGCGATACTTGGTGGTGAAGCCTCTCTACCTAAAGCATTGCTGATCATCGGTGGTTTAATCACGTTATTTGCTCTGGCTAATGCCTCTCTACTTGTACTGATTATGGAAGCGTTTACTCAGCAGTATCGAGCGAGTGGTATTTCAATGATTTATGGCTTTGGCGTAACGGTTTTTGGTGGTTTCACTCCGTTGCTCGTCGCCAGTTTGATCGAGTTGAGTGGTAATAAAATGGCTCCTGCATTTTATCTGATGTGCGCGCTTACCATTAGCTCTCTGGCTATGTTGCGCTTCCCAGCGAAAGCACCTCAATAA